In a genomic window of Peptoclostridium acidaminophilum DSM 3953:
- a CDS encoding FapA family protein has translation MIVKAQSEEEARLFVKNAYGRVDSEFRLKVVKEPYSNFLGFIKRKGLYKIEVEKVQIETQENTHLQNWEKYYGYAEIINGNVKVTIPGGIRKYPSLKADDPNIDVFVNGEKIVGSIILTENDKIELKPKVIDPVTRLEVDISDDGMEATLKIHKEKGKKFYIKDSAGENNLVICSDFEEIEAEKATIDHCIRILNDSRIKLDIIDIEAVNKLIDLPDGGSIVVARGKAPCDGINAEIQYFFEESDFENEKPVQIGDVLAFKLRPSLNAKNGISVTGELTHGNEPEEQSFSVGKGAVLLENDTKIVACTDGTPRIIDGKICVVPLLVIASDVDSNTGNIKFDGDLLIKGNVMDNMEVNAKGKIKTLGSVYNSKVISDRDITICGKVIGGKLVAGKNMANHLISVSVVEDSLVVINDIIKRVDLFIKKDISMAARVVYSEQEAILKYIKKIEKVLSEMDEDDKDTSFTMLCNIKNCLLEISELNTKNIDKLKVIYKKIVQYIDNMQSMYEARIELQYAQNSNIYSSGNITVIGDGSYQSNLIAKYNILYNNPKSSVKGGMLIAGKRICAGKIGSKIGMSTYCRILDKYGKVDGHYYNGTIINIHGNIRMFE, from the coding sequence GTGATAGTCAAAGCGCAGAGCGAAGAAGAAGCTCGATTGTTTGTAAAGAATGCTTATGGGCGTGTAGATAGTGAATTTAGGTTGAAGGTCGTTAAGGAACCGTATAGTAATTTCTTGGGATTTATAAAAAGAAAAGGGCTATATAAGATAGAAGTAGAGAAAGTGCAAATAGAGACCCAGGAAAATACTCATTTGCAAAACTGGGAAAAATATTATGGGTATGCGGAAATTATAAATGGAAATGTCAAAGTAACTATACCTGGTGGAATTAGAAAATATCCATCATTAAAAGCTGATGATCCTAATATAGATGTTTTTGTAAATGGAGAGAAGATTGTCGGAAGTATAATATTGACTGAAAATGACAAAATAGAACTTAAACCTAAGGTAATAGATCCGGTCACCAGATTGGAAGTCGATATTTCAGATGATGGAATGGAAGCCACTTTGAAAATACATAAAGAAAAGGGCAAGAAATTTTACATAAAAGATTCTGCTGGAGAAAATAATCTGGTGATTTGTTCTGATTTTGAAGAGATAGAGGCTGAAAAAGCAACTATAGACCATTGCATTAGAATTTTAAATGATTCCAGAATAAAATTGGATATTATAGATATCGAAGCCGTAAACAAATTAATCGATTTACCGGATGGCGGTTCTATTGTTGTTGCAAGAGGCAAGGCTCCTTGTGATGGAATCAATGCAGAAATTCAGTATTTTTTTGAAGAATCAGATTTTGAAAATGAAAAACCCGTACAAATTGGAGATGTGTTGGCGTTTAAGCTGAGACCGTCATTAAATGCCAAAAATGGAATTAGCGTTACAGGCGAATTGACTCATGGCAATGAGCCCGAAGAACAATCTTTTTCTGTCGGTAAAGGAGCCGTACTTCTAGAGAATGACACCAAGATTGTTGCATGTACAGATGGCACGCCTAGAATAATAGATGGAAAAATATGCGTTGTGCCACTACTAGTTATTGCCAGTGATGTTGATAGTAATACAGGCAACATTAAGTTTGATGGTGATTTGCTTATTAAGGGAAATGTAATGGATAACATGGAAGTCAATGCAAAAGGAAAAATAAAAACACTTGGTTCGGTTTACAATTCCAAGGTCATTTCGGATAGGGATATCACTATCTGTGGAAAAGTGATAGGCGGGAAATTGGTAGCAGGTAAAAATATGGCTAACCATCTAATCAGTGTTTCGGTAGTTGAAGATTCCCTAGTAGTTATAAATGACATCATTAAGCGGGTTGATTTATTTATTAAAAAAGATATTAGTATGGCCGCCAGAGTGGTATATTCTGAGCAGGAGGCCATACTAAAATACATCAAAAAAATAGAGAAAGTATTGTCCGAAATGGATGAAGATGATAAAGATACATCATTTACTATGCTATGCAATATTAAAAATTGCTTATTAGAAATTAGTGAACTGAATACAAAAAACATAGACAAACTGAAAGTCATTTATAAAAAAATAGTACAATACATTGATAACATGCAATCTATGTATGAAGCAAGAATAGAATTACAGTATGCCCAAAATTCAAATATATACTCTAGTGGCAACATTACAGTTATAGGAGATGGAAGCTACCAATCAAATCTGATTGCAAAATACAACATCTTATACAACAATCCTAAAAGTAGCGTGAAAGGCGGTATGTTGATTGCGGGAAAAAGAATATGCGCTGGAAAAATAGGTTCAAAAATAGGAATGTCTACATATTGCAGAATTTTGGATAAATACGGGAAAGTAGATGGCCATTATTATAATGGAACAATTATCAACATTCATGGTAATATCCGAATGTTTGAATAG
- a CDS encoding NADH peroxidase, with the protein MKKFVCTVCGYVHEGEAAPEKCPLCGVGSDKFIHKAEGEDIVWADEHRIGVIDGIDEEVVQGLRDNFMGECTEVGMYLAMSRQADREGYPEIAEAYKRIAFEEAEHAAKFAELLGEVVAADTRKNLQMRVDAEHGACQGKKDLATKAKQLNYDAIHDTVHEMCKDEARHGAAFAGLLKRYFG; encoded by the coding sequence ATGAAAAAATTTGTTTGTACAGTATGCGGATATGTTCACGAAGGGGAAGCAGCACCTGAAAAATGTCCACTGTGTGGCGTTGGAAGCGACAAGTTCATACATAAGGCTGAAGGCGAAGATATTGTCTGGGCTGATGAGCACAGAATAGGAGTTATAGATGGAATAGACGAGGAAGTAGTGCAGGGATTAAGGGACAATTTCATGGGCGAGTGCACGGAGGTTGGAATGTATCTTGCAATGAGCAGACAGGCTGACAGAGAGGGATACCCTGAAATAGCCGAGGCCTACAAGAGAATAGCCTTCGAGGAGGCTGAGCACGCAGCCAAGTTTGCAGAGCTGCTTGGTGAAGTGGTTGCAGCAGACACAAGGAAAAACCTTCAGATGAGAGTGGACGCGGAGCACGGCGCATGCCAGGGCAAGAAGGATCTTGCAACAAAGGCGAAGCAGCTCAACTACGATGCAATACACGATACAGTGCATGAAATGTGCAAGGATGAGGCAAGACACGGAGCGGCTTTTGCAGGGCTTCTAAAGAGATATTTCGGTTAG
- a CDS encoding HD-GYP domain-containing protein gives MFSLKRLHPALVLGLSIAFCLLFSVFTYNSGGAMTPYPHLFYAAIIFAAIHGGWKTTIFTIFLSSLLTSHVVLPLDVNHQIPQSLSMSFFRDFMFAFVGIGVKSSRSFIVSKYVQASKDQEQMFIQMLKIAELRDPEVTGQHLERTVAYAQILLRDMDMPNKEKELIATCIPFHDIGKISIPDSILLKPGKLTFDEFETIKHHTTIGKQILENLETSIENSHMKEFVAMAKEICHFHHEKVDGTGYPLGLKGDEIPFSAKVTALCDVYDALATERPYKAPYPHEECVRIIKEGRNTHFDSELVDNFLRVEKEFNEISEKLSQ, from the coding sequence GTGTTTAGCTTAAAACGACTCCATCCCGCACTTGTTTTGGGCCTTTCTATTGCGTTTTGTTTATTATTCAGCGTATTTACATACAATTCTGGTGGCGCTATGACCCCATATCCTCATTTGTTCTATGCAGCTATAATTTTTGCTGCTATACATGGAGGTTGGAAAACAACTATATTCACTATATTTTTATCTTCTCTTCTAACTTCACATGTTGTCTTGCCATTAGATGTGAATCATCAGATTCCACAAAGTTTATCCATGAGTTTTTTCCGCGACTTTATGTTTGCCTTTGTAGGTATTGGGGTTAAATCCTCGCGTTCTTTTATAGTTTCAAAATATGTGCAGGCAAGCAAAGACCAAGAACAAATGTTTATTCAGATGCTTAAAATAGCAGAACTTAGGGATCCCGAAGTCACAGGACAACATTTGGAACGTACCGTGGCTTATGCTCAAATTCTCCTAAGAGATATGGATATGCCGAATAAAGAAAAGGAGCTCATAGCTACTTGTATTCCATTTCATGATATTGGAAAAATATCAATTCCTGATAGCATTCTACTTAAACCAGGTAAACTTACCTTTGACGAATTTGAGACTATAAAACACCACACAACCATCGGAAAACAAATTCTCGAAAATCTTGAGACTTCTATTGAAAACAGTCATATGAAAGAGTTTGTTGCTATGGCAAAAGAAATATGCCACTTTCACCATGAAAAAGTAGATGGCACCGGTTATCCCTTGGGCCTAAAAGGTGATGAAATACCTTTTTCGGCCAAAGTAACCGCCTTATGCGATGTCTACGATGCTTTGGCCACAGAAAGGCCTTACAAAGCGCCTTATCCCCACGAGGAATGCGTTAGAATCATTAAGGAAGGCCGTAATACTCACTTTGATTCTGAGCTTGTAGATAATTTTTTGAGGGTTGAAAAAGAATTTAATGAAATTTCTGAAAAACTAAGTCAATAA
- a CDS encoding type I restriction endonuclease, whose product MDFTELLRQFTKRVESMKDSILTEEATKTSIIMPFFQLMGYDVFNPTEFVPEFTADVGIKKGEKVDYAILQEGQPSILIEAKWIGEKLEKHDSQLFRYFGTTNAKFAILTNGAVYKFYTDLEEPNKMDESPFLEINLLNLKELDISELKKFHKENFDLKEIFDTASELKYSNLIKNFMAGQLIDPSDDYVRFVLGNIYAGVKTQNVVDKFKPVVRKSMNQYINELMNDRIKSALEKNSVENESRLKLGHETLNSNDDPESPASTEQNDIVTTMEELESYFIIKAILRESIDAERITYKDTLSYFGILLDDNTRKWICRIYFKENTRYIVIPDENQAQNRYDFEKIDELYQFKDHIIKRVEALC is encoded by the coding sequence ATGGATTTTACAGAACTGCTACGACAGTTTACAAAGAGAGTTGAGAGCATGAAAGACTCTATTCTAACTGAAGAGGCAACCAAAACATCAATTATAATGCCTTTTTTCCAACTCATGGGTTATGATGTTTTTAATCCGACTGAATTCGTGCCTGAGTTTACAGCTGATGTCGGGATAAAAAAGGGTGAGAAGGTTGACTATGCGATACTTCAAGAAGGGCAGCCTTCAATTTTAATTGAGGCCAAGTGGATTGGGGAAAAACTCGAGAAACACGACTCTCAACTTTTTAGATACTTCGGGACAACAAACGCCAAATTCGCAATACTAACAAACGGAGCTGTTTATAAGTTTTATACAGACCTGGAAGAACCGAATAAAATGGATGAATCACCTTTCTTAGAAATAAACCTGCTGAACCTGAAGGAGCTTGATATATCAGAACTCAAGAAATTCCATAAGGAAAACTTCGACTTAAAAGAGATATTCGATACAGCCTCAGAACTCAAATATTCGAATTTAATAAAAAATTTCATGGCTGGTCAACTTATAGATCCATCGGATGATTATGTGCGTTTTGTACTTGGGAATATTTATGCTGGAGTAAAAACGCAAAATGTAGTGGACAAATTCAAGCCAGTAGTAAGAAAATCAATGAATCAGTACATAAATGAATTGATGAATGACAGAATAAAATCTGCTTTAGAAAAGAATTCCGTAGAAAACGAATCGCGACTCAAGCTTGGGCATGAAACGCTCAATTCCAACGATGATCCGGAATCTCCAGCATCCACGGAACAAAACGATATAGTTACAACTATGGAAGAACTGGAATCCTATTTCATAATCAAAGCTATTTTGCGAGAAAGCATAGATGCCGAAAGAATAACCTATAAGGATACATTGAGTTATTTCGGGATTCTTCTTGATGACAATACAAGAAAGTGGATATGCAGGATTTACTTTAAAGAAAATACAAGATACATAGTAATTCCTGATGAAAACCAAGCACAAAACAGATACGATTTTGAAAAAATAGATGAATTATATCAATTCAAAGATCACATCATCAAAAGAGTTGAGGCTTTATGCTAA
- a CDS encoding TlpA family protein disulfide reductase, with protein sequence MKRYFALMLSVIVMLTMAACGKTAEENEGSSQQEQSSQQEVASDTGMPGLMPSFQAKDINGSDVDNTIFEGKKLTMVNIWGTFCPPCVYEMPELQKLSEEMKDQGVAVVGIIGDTPDAENEEAARAIIAEKGVKFTNIVPDEAIINGLLISIQAFPTSVFVDGEGNIVGAPVVGAHSMEEYKEIIQGMLSQKSEGN encoded by the coding sequence ATGAAGAGGTATTTTGCGCTTATGCTGTCTGTTATAGTCATGCTTACAATGGCTGCATGCGGCAAGACAGCAGAAGAAAATGAAGGCAGTTCACAGCAGGAGCAGAGCTCGCAGCAGGAGGTGGCCAGTGACACGGGTATGCCGGGCCTGATGCCAAGCTTCCAGGCTAAGGACATTAACGGCTCCGATGTGGACAATACGATATTTGAAGGCAAAAAACTCACAATGGTGAACATATGGGGCACCTTCTGCCCGCCTTGCGTATATGAGATGCCGGAGCTTCAAAAGCTAAGCGAGGAAATGAAGGACCAGGGCGTTGCAGTTGTAGGCATAATTGGAGACACTCCGGATGCTGAAAACGAAGAGGCGGCAAGAGCTATTATAGCTGAAAAAGGCGTTAAGTTCACTAATATTGTGCCTGATGAGGCCATAATAAACGGACTTCTCATTTCCATACAGGCCTTTCCTACATCTGTGTTTGTAGACGGCGAGGGGAACATTGTGGGGGCTCCGGTTGTGGGGGCACACTCTATGGAGGAGTACAAGGAGATAATACAAGGGATGCTAAGCCAAAAAAGCGAAGGCAACTAA
- a CDS encoding MFS transporter, translating to MDTTDYINWKSKTAIFLTSQTLSLFGSSIVGFAIIWHIALETSSGTVMTIAILCTFLPQIFISLFAGVWADRYSRKMLIMLSDSFIALSTLILAVMYAMGMKALWLIFLISIIRSIGSGVQTPAVGAILPQIVPSEKLMKVNGIHSTISSVMMLASPAVGGAILGLWGFSAALFFDVVTAAIAVGIMSLLSISAYQRSDAQEEASTMSDLKNGLIYSRNHDLVRNLLVFYSLFFFFVTPAAFLTPVLVTRSFGAEVWKLTANEMVWSAGSILGGLIITVWSGFKNKIHTMAISCLAFGITFVMLGLAADFIVYLIVMFVSGIFLPFFATAETVLIQENVAADMLGRVFSVIQIIVSVTMPLGMLVFGPMADLIKIQYLLIASGIVLAMLGLYIYTNKKITGLDNDPV from the coding sequence ATGGATACAACAGATTATATCAACTGGAAAAGCAAAACCGCCATTTTTCTAACAAGCCAGACACTCTCACTGTTTGGCTCTTCAATAGTCGGCTTTGCAATCATATGGCATATAGCGCTTGAAACCTCCTCTGGCACTGTTATGACGATAGCCATTCTCTGCACATTCCTGCCGCAAATATTCATTTCTCTGTTCGCCGGAGTCTGGGCTGACAGATACAGCCGCAAAATGCTCATAATGCTTTCGGATTCTTTCATAGCTCTCTCTACGCTCATTCTGGCTGTAATGTATGCAATGGGCATGAAGGCCCTGTGGCTCATATTTCTTATCTCCATAATCCGCTCAATCGGCTCAGGCGTACAAACACCTGCAGTTGGAGCTATATTGCCTCAAATCGTCCCTTCGGAAAAATTAATGAAGGTAAACGGAATACACAGCACCATAAGCTCCGTAATGATGCTCGCTTCTCCTGCTGTTGGCGGCGCGATACTTGGGCTTTGGGGCTTCAGCGCAGCTCTTTTTTTCGATGTTGTAACAGCGGCCATAGCCGTTGGCATAATGTCTTTACTGAGCATATCCGCATACCAAAGATCGGATGCGCAGGAAGAAGCCTCCACAATGTCCGACCTCAAAAACGGCCTGATATACTCTAGAAATCACGATCTGGTCAGGAATTTGCTTGTTTTCTACAGCCTGTTTTTCTTCTTTGTGACACCTGCCGCATTCCTGACGCCCGTGCTTGTGACGAGAAGCTTTGGAGCAGAGGTGTGGAAACTTACAGCCAATGAAATGGTCTGGAGCGCAGGATCAATACTCGGCGGACTCATCATAACAGTCTGGAGTGGATTCAAGAATAAAATACACACAATGGCAATCTCGTGCCTCGCATTTGGAATCACCTTCGTAATGCTCGGACTTGCGGCGGATTTTATCGTATATCTTATCGTCATGTTTGTTTCAGGCATTTTCCTGCCATTTTTCGCAACAGCGGAGACAGTTCTTATTCAGGAGAATGTTGCAGCTGATATGCTCGGCAGGGTTTTCTCAGTCATACAAATCATAGTGTCTGTAACAATGCCGCTGGGCATGCTCGTATTCGGACCGATGGCTGACTTAATCAAAATCCAGTATCTCCTCATTGCATCCGGCATTGTGCTGGCGATGCTTGGTCTTTACATTTACACAAACAAAAAAATCACCGGCTTGGACAATGATCCCGTATAG
- a CDS encoding HAD-IIIA family hydrolase translates to MKIAFMDRDGTIVKSYPDEEWQNVREPEILEGAIETMQEIIKRGYSIIILTNQYLLGEPEYNYTQVDYDEYTAKFLEILGKEGVQVKDIFYCPHGRHEGCGCIKPKPGMIKDALSKYPEINMKESFLVGDSVNDMKLAESFNLRSFGINVDYEDSVKIEGIKELLEYV, encoded by the coding sequence ATGAAAATAGCATTCATGGACAGGGACGGCACAATAGTAAAATCCTATCCGGACGAGGAGTGGCAGAATGTAAGGGAGCCGGAGATACTCGAGGGAGCAATAGAAACAATGCAGGAGATAATTAAAAGAGGCTACTCTATAATAATACTCACAAACCAGTATCTGCTGGGCGAGCCTGAATACAACTATACTCAGGTGGACTATGATGAATACACCGCTAAGTTTCTTGAGATACTCGGAAAAGAAGGCGTGCAGGTAAAGGATATTTTCTACTGCCCTCACGGGAGGCACGAAGGCTGCGGTTGCATCAAGCCAAAGCCCGGCATGATAAAAGATGCGCTTTCTAAGTATCCAGAAATAAATATGAAGGAGTCGTTCCTGGTTGGCGACTCAGTAAATGACATGAAGCTTGCAGAAAGCTTTAATCTCAGAAGTTTCGGAATTAACGTGGATTACGAAGACTCAGTAAAGATTGAGGGCATAAAGGAGCTTTTGGAGTATGTGTAA
- a CDS encoding IS256 family transposase → MGILSKDQIRQMIKHYGIKDAKDIHEALKDMFSETIQEMLEAELDEHLGYSKYDYKNKETTNSRNGKRSKKILSDLGEFEIEVPRDRDGDFEPVVVKNHQRSVSGIEDQVIGMYAKGMTTRDIAAQLEKIYGIDASPTLISKITDKILPLAQEWQNRPLEPIYPIIFMDAIHYKVRQDGKVICKAAYAVIGVNIEGKKDVLGLWIGENETAKYWLQVLNDLKNRGVKDILIASIDGLNGFSDAIRAVFPNTDIQRCIVHQIRNSLSYVSYKDRKAFAKELKEVYSAINEQTALIELEKLEEKWGEKYYISLKSWRNNWDELSAYFKYPDEIRKIIYTTNSMESYNRQLRKVTKSKSIFPSDDSLFKSLYLATADITQKWCTKLRDWHLILAQLSIYFEDRINPYL, encoded by the coding sequence ATGGGGATTTTAAGTAAAGATCAAATAAGACAAATGATAAAGCATTACGGAATCAAGGATGCAAAGGACATCCATGAGGCTCTTAAGGACATGTTTTCAGAAACAATCCAGGAGATGCTTGAGGCTGAACTTGATGAGCACCTTGGATATTCAAAATATGACTATAAAAACAAGGAAACGACTAATAGCCGAAACGGCAAAAGAAGCAAGAAGATACTATCAGACCTTGGGGAGTTTGAAATCGAGGTGCCAAGAGATAGGGACGGTGATTTTGAGCCTGTGGTTGTAAAAAATCATCAAAGAAGCGTATCAGGAATAGAAGACCAAGTAATAGGAATGTATGCAAAGGGCATGACAACAAGAGACATAGCAGCTCAGCTAGAAAAGATATACGGGATAGATGCTTCTCCCACACTAATATCAAAGATAACAGATAAGATCCTTCCACTTGCTCAAGAATGGCAAAATCGGCCGCTAGAGCCGATTTATCCGATTATATTTATGGACGCGATACACTATAAAGTCAGGCAGGATGGCAAGGTTATCTGCAAGGCCGCATACGCAGTAATAGGAGTCAACATCGAGGGCAAAAAGGATGTACTTGGCCTTTGGATAGGGGAAAACGAGACAGCCAAGTACTGGCTGCAGGTTCTAAACGACTTGAAAAACAGGGGCGTAAAAGACATCCTTATAGCATCAATAGATGGGCTAAACGGCTTCTCTGATGCGATAAGAGCGGTTTTTCCAAACACGGACATACAAAGATGCATAGTCCATCAGATAAGAAACTCGCTAAGCTATGTATCATACAAGGACAGAAAAGCCTTCGCAAAAGAGCTCAAGGAAGTGTACTCGGCCATAAACGAGCAAACAGCCCTAATAGAGCTTGAAAAGCTCGAAGAAAAATGGGGTGAAAAATACTATATAAGCCTAAAATCATGGAGAAACAACTGGGATGAGCTTTCGGCTTATTTCAAGTATCCTGATGAAATCAGAAAAATAATCTACACGACAAACTCCATGGAGAGCTACAACAGGCAGCTTAGAAAAGTGACCAAAAGCAAGAGTATATTCCCAAGCGATGATTCTCTATTCAAGAGCCTGTACCTTGCAACGGCTGATATCACCCAGAAATGGTGTACAAAACTGCGAGACTGGCACCTGATTCTGGCCCAGTTAAGCATATATTTTGAAGACAGGATTAACCCGTATTTGTAA
- a CDS encoding sensor domain-containing protein, which yields MFSNIDRIDRIRLHLYFIEKLNLQVWLISTDNRYYGANKAHLNYIGLTKKDVEGKLIEEIFNKDVAIQCIKSSEEVINSKKTFIQTELVADGKGKMKSFEIIKTPVFNGENIDYIVCMAIDNVELVENKNKFIISNQQYIDIVEGSSEMICKFLPDTTLTYVNQTYCDNFGKSRNELLGQSFLTLVPESEHEKIREYIASFTVENDIITYEHKTINSDGYIAWQRWTDRAFFDTNKNIIEFQSVGSDITDIKTENEKLSYTLAQNEERFKRLIGDSSEIFIIMDTDNMVRYVSPSSMEIIGRKPCELIGRNFYKLLHPDDRKMAIEIFLKICTDSKLRHKMQCRVLHSTGKYIDLEISFRNLKSNPSINGIIASLRDISQLKIAEKKMEHMAYTDSVTGIGNRRELEKILNEKISTIGTSFGLLFLDMKKFKFINDHLGHILGDKLIQAVAKKLLGSVSSNITVTRFGGDEFAMIIPLENAYLEYENIANVIRCIQQSFEQPIILDKYTLFVSLSIGCAIYPNDGSTIEQLMKNAAIALTRSKSEINTKCVFYVDEMRHQSEKIFSLMNDLQLALKNNEGLSIHYQPQINATSGKLIGFEALMRWNHPLLGYIQPSDFISAAEENGLIITLGEWVFAEVCKQVKKWSEQGWINPNVSVNFSAIQFLKSNFYNSIMDIIHKTGIRPEWIAIEITETAILKNEKLMISALKEFQKSGINISLDDFGVGYSSLSYINKINPDIIKIDKSFIDGIPNDSDKIKMVNIISIIATEFNKDLIAEGVETLEQVEYLRNIGCDNIQGYYFSKPLEANAAYDFLKKMLEFTNNDIYDSLEKM from the coding sequence ATGTTTTCAAACATCGATAGGATAGACAGAATTAGACTTCACTTATATTTTATAGAAAAATTGAATTTACAAGTGTGGTTAATTTCTACAGACAATAGATATTACGGTGCAAATAAGGCACATTTAAATTATATCGGACTTACAAAAAAGGATGTTGAAGGAAAATTAATCGAAGAAATTTTCAATAAGGATGTAGCTATACAATGCATAAAAAGCAGTGAAGAAGTAATAAATTCTAAAAAGACATTCATTCAAACTGAACTTGTAGCAGACGGGAAAGGCAAGATGAAATCTTTTGAAATAATCAAAACTCCAGTATTCAATGGAGAAAATATAGATTACATCGTCTGCATGGCAATAGACAACGTTGAATTAGTTGAGAATAAAAATAAGTTTATAATAAGCAATCAGCAGTACATAGATATAGTCGAAGGAAGCAGTGAGATGATATGTAAATTCCTTCCGGATACTACCTTAACATATGTAAATCAGACTTACTGTGATAATTTTGGCAAATCAAGAAATGAACTCTTGGGGCAGAGCTTTCTTACGCTGGTACCCGAAAGTGAGCACGAAAAAATCCGAGAATATATCGCGTCATTTACAGTTGAAAACGATATTATTACATACGAGCATAAAACTATTAATAGTGATGGCTATATAGCTTGGCAAAGATGGACCGACAGGGCATTTTTTGATACCAATAAAAATATAATTGAATTCCAATCTGTTGGTTCAGATATAACAGATATAAAAACAGAAAATGAAAAATTAAGCTACACACTGGCTCAAAACGAAGAGAGATTCAAAAGACTTATTGGAGATTCAAGCGAAATATTTATAATTATGGATACAGACAACATGGTGCGGTATGTCAGTCCTTCATCAATGGAAATTATAGGTAGGAAGCCCTGTGAATTAATAGGTCGAAATTTCTATAAGCTGCTTCATCCAGATGACAGAAAAATGGCTATTGAAATATTCTTGAAAATTTGTACAGACTCAAAATTAAGACATAAAATGCAATGTAGGGTTTTACATTCGACAGGAAAATATATTGACTTGGAAATTTCATTTAGAAATCTTAAGTCCAATCCCAGTATAAATGGAATAATAGCAAGTTTAAGAGATATATCGCAGTTGAAAATAGCAGAAAAAAAAATGGAGCATATGGCATATACAGATAGTGTCACAGGCATTGGGAACAGAAGGGAACTCGAAAAAATTCTAAATGAAAAAATCTCCACTATAGGTACTTCCTTTGGATTGCTATTTCTGGACATGAAAAAATTCAAATTCATAAACGATCACTTGGGACATATTTTAGGCGACAAGCTTATACAGGCTGTTGCAAAAAAACTATTAGGATCTGTGTCTTCGAACATAACAGTAACAAGGTTTGGCGGAGATGAGTTTGCAATGATAATTCCTCTAGAAAACGCATACTTGGAATATGAAAATATTGCAAATGTAATCCGATGTATTCAGCAATCTTTCGAACAACCAATTATACTAGACAAATATACGCTTTTTGTATCTCTTAGTATTGGATGTGCTATTTATCCAAATGACGGCAGTACTATAGAGCAACTTATGAAAAATGCTGCTATCGCTTTAACACGGTCCAAATCAGAAATAAATACAAAATGTGTTTTTTATGTGGATGAAATGAGACACCAAAGCGAAAAGATTTTTTCTCTAATGAATGATCTTCAGCTTGCACTTAAAAATAATGAGGGCTTGAGCATTCACTACCAACCACAGATTAATGCAACCTCCGGTAAATTAATTGGTTTTGAGGCTCTCATGCGCTGGAATCATCCTTTATTAGGATATATTCAACCATCGGATTTTATAAGCGCAGCTGAAGAAAACGGACTCATCATTACGCTAGGTGAATGGGTTTTCGCTGAAGTTTGTAAACAAGTGAAAAAATGGAGTGAACAAGGCTGGATAAATCCTAATGTATCTGTAAATTTTTCGGCAATACAATTCCTAAAAAGTAATTTCTATAATTCTATAATGGATATAATTCACAAAACAGGTATTAGGCCCGAATGGATTGCAATAGAAATAACGGAAACAGCTATACTTAAGAATGAAAAGCTCATGATTTCCGCTCTAAAAGAATTTCAAAAATCAGGGATTAATATATCGCTAGATGATTTTGGTGTGGGGTATTCCTCATTATCCTATATAAACAAAATAAATCCCGACATCATAAAGATAGACAAATCATTTATTGATGGAATACCTAATGATTCTGATAAAATAAAAATGGTAAATATAATTTCAATAATAGCAACTGAATTTAATAAAGACCTTATCGCTGAAGGGGTAGAAACACTTGAACAAGTTGAATATCTTAGAAATATCGGCTGTGATAATATTCAAGGATACTACTTTAGTAAGCCTTTAGAAGCAAATGCAGCTTATGATTTTTTAAAAAAGATGCTTGAGTTTACCAATAATGATATATATGATTCATTGGAAAAAATGTAG